A portion of the Oxynema aestuarii AP17 genome contains these proteins:
- a CDS encoding peptide chain release factor 1 produces the protein MSSPFQSLKQLPWRSLLQVAAVATVALAALDFTLFWVAAVSASFRHSLELLFAPPLGLAIALSVAVGFGAFGVLLGEQCYAPSFFNRSTLWALVFCLLLGVGVKSLLPLPSLLLSLSRLSLIGISLGVFWKGRPYWR, from the coding sequence ATGAGCAGTCCGTTCCAGTCTTTGAAACAGTTACCGTGGCGATCTCTGTTACAAGTGGCTGCCGTCGCGACCGTGGCCCTCGCCGCCCTCGATTTTACCCTCTTTTGGGTGGCGGCGGTGTCGGCGAGTTTCAGGCACAGTTTGGAGTTGTTGTTTGCACCGCCTTTGGGACTGGCGATCGCCCTGAGTGTGGCCGTCGGTTTCGGCGCCTTTGGCGTACTCCTCGGCGAGCAGTGCTATGCCCCTTCTTTCTTCAATCGTTCTACTCTTTGGGCTTTGGTGTTTTGTCTGCTGCTCGGCGTAGGCGTGAAATCGCTGTTACCTTTACCCTCGCTCTTGCTGAGCTTGTCTCGCCTGTCTTTAATCGGTATTAGCCTCGGCGTCTTTTGGAAGGGACGACCGTATTGGCGCTAA